In a single window of the Sediminicoccus sp. KRV36 genome:
- a CDS encoding acetyl-CoA carboxylase carboxyltransferase subunit alpha — protein sequence MRHFLDFEKPIAELEGKVEELRRATDAGGIDVAEEVAKLREKAEKLLAATYAKLTPWQKAQVARHPERPKCLDYVGALIEEWTPLAGDRAFADDAAVIGGLGRFRGRAVAVLGTEKGRDTETRIKHNFGMARPEGYRKARRIMELAGRFGMPILSFVDTSGAFPGIDAEARGQAEAIARSIEAGLSAPVPFVATIIGEGGSGGAIALAAADRVLMLEHAIYSVISPEGCASILWRDAGMAANAAEALKLTAEDLKRLALIDAVIAEPLGGAHRDQAAAMDAVGEAVWGALEPLLPLDGATLKARRREKFLEMGRSAVA from the coding sequence ATGCGCCATTTCCTTGATTTCGAAAAACCCATCGCCGAGCTGGAGGGCAAGGTCGAAGAGCTCCGCCGGGCGACCGATGCGGGCGGCATCGATGTGGCCGAGGAAGTGGCCAAGCTGCGGGAAAAGGCGGAGAAACTGCTGGCCGCCACCTATGCCAAGCTCACCCCCTGGCAGAAGGCGCAGGTGGCCCGCCACCCGGAACGCCCGAAATGCCTCGACTATGTCGGCGCCCTGATCGAGGAATGGACGCCGCTCGCGGGCGACCGCGCCTTCGCCGATGACGCCGCGGTGATCGGCGGCCTCGGCCGCTTCCGGGGCCGCGCCGTGGCCGTGCTGGGCACCGAGAAGGGGCGCGACACGGAAACCCGCATCAAGCATAATTTCGGCATGGCCAGGCCCGAGGGCTATCGCAAGGCGCGCCGCATCATGGAGCTGGCCGGCCGCTTCGGCATGCCCATCCTCTCCTTCGTGGACACCTCCGGCGCCTTCCCGGGCATTGACGCCGAGGCGCGCGGCCAGGCCGAGGCCATCGCCCGCAGCATCGAGGCGGGGCTCTCCGCCCCCGTCCCCTTCGTCGCCACCATCATCGGCGAGGGGGGTTCGGGTGGGGCCATCGCGCTCGCCGCCGCGGACCGCGTTCTGATGCTGGAACACGCCATCTATTCCGTGATCAGCCCCGAGGGCTGCGCCTCCATCCTCTGGCGCGATGCCGGCATGGCGGCGAATGCGGCCGAGGCGCTGAAACTCACCGCCGAGGACCTCAAGCGCCTGGCCCTGATTGACGCCGTGATCGCCGAGCCGCTGGGCGGCGCCCACCGGGACCAGGCAGCGGCGATGGATGCGGTGGGCGAGGCCGTCTGGGGCGCGCTGGAGCCGCTGCTGCCGCTGGATGGCGCCACGCTGAAGGCCAGGCGGCGCGAGAAATTCCTGGAAATGGGCCGCAGCGCGGTGGCCTGA
- a CDS encoding MFS transporter, whose protein sequence is MEPQAARAAFFRAFPTIGIAIFVTAIDQTITATALPAMAAAFGVVERISWVVVAYLVAATIAAPIFGRLGDAYGRRPMLFIAFALQATGMLAAGLAPSFEALLAARALHGFGGGALLTLAMALIGESVPARERGRYQAYLVACFMSASAAGPLAGGWLTQNFGWRWVFLAGLPLVAVGFAMAWRLPRRGLMGGSFRFDAAGTALFTLFVAMLLLMLDRAQRMNAADFGVALGFGVMGGIAVWALLKVERRVPDPLLPLPVLTDPVIWRTNLLAACVSGTMVSLISFLPLYLTVVRGVPIATVGAMLLPMSLGGGTGALISGTFLARTGRNMLLPSIGLVLATAVLSFLAYGAGGIPLAWLPWLLALSSLGFGCTFPAVQTTVQVAAGPARLGVATASVQFMRNLGAAAGTAVLGALIFVGFALADAEVAERFATAMRGGREALAALPESERAVMARGLATGFRAMLAGAAVLTGVAAVLAFRVPLRRV, encoded by the coding sequence ATGGAGCCGCAAGCGGCCCGCGCAGCCTTCTTCCGGGCCTTCCCGACCATCGGGATCGCGATCTTTGTCACCGCCATTGACCAGACCATCACCGCCACCGCCCTGCCCGCCATGGCGGCGGCTTTCGGCGTGGTGGAGCGGATTTCCTGGGTGGTTGTCGCCTACCTCGTCGCCGCCACCATCGCGGCCCCGATTTTCGGCCGGCTGGGCGATGCCTATGGGCGGCGGCCCATGCTGTTCATCGCCTTTGCCCTGCAGGCGACAGGGATGCTGGCGGCGGGCCTGGCCCCCAGCTTCGAGGCGCTGCTGGCCGCCCGCGCCCTGCATGGCTTTGGTGGCGGCGCGCTGCTGACGCTGGCCATGGCGCTGATCGGCGAATCCGTGCCGGCGCGGGAAAGGGGGCGCTACCAGGCCTATCTGGTGGCGTGTTTCATGTCGGCCTCGGCCGCCGGGCCGCTGGCCGGGGGCTGGCTGACGCAGAATTTCGGCTGGCGCTGGGTGTTCCTGGCGGGGCTGCCGCTGGTGGCGGTCGGCTTCGCCATGGCCTGGCGGCTGCCCCGGCGCGGCCTGATGGGCGGCAGCTTCCGCTTTGACGCGGCGGGCACGGCGCTGTTCACCCTCTTTGTCGCCATGCTGCTGCTGATGCTGGACCGCGCGCAGCGCATGAATGCCGCCGATTTCGGCGTGGCGCTGGGCTTTGGCGTGATGGGGGGCATCGCGGTCTGGGCGCTGCTGAAGGTGGAGCGCCGCGTGCCGGACCCGCTGCTGCCCCTGCCCGTGCTGACCGACCCGGTGATCTGGCGGACCAACCTGCTGGCGGCCTGTGTCTCGGGCACCATGGTTTCGTTGATTTCCTTCCTGCCGCTGTATCTGACGGTGGTGCGGGGCGTGCCCATCGCGACGGTGGGGGCGATGCTGCTGCCGATGAGCCTGGGGGGCGGCACGGGGGCGCTGATTTCCGGCACCTTCCTGGCGCGGACGGGGCGGAACATGCTGCTGCCCAGCATCGGGCTGGTGCTGGCGACGGCGGTGCTGTCCTTCCTGGCCTATGGCGCCGGGGGCATTCCGCTGGCCTGGCTGCCCTGGCTGCTGGCGCTCTCCAGCCTGGGCTTTGGCTGCACCTTCCCGGCGGTGCAGACCACGGTGCAGGTGGCGGCAGGCCCGGCCCGGCTGGGAGTGGCGACGGCGTCGGTGCAATTCATGCGCAACCTGGGGGCGGCGGCGGGGACGGCGGTGCTGGGGGCGCTGATCTTCGTGGGCTTCGCGCTGGCGGATGCGGAGGTGGCGGAACGCTTCGCGACCGCGATGCGCGGGGGGCGGGAGGCACTGGCCGCGCTGCCGGAGAGCGAACGCGCGGTGATGGCGCGCGGGCTGGCAACGGGGTTCCGGGCGATGCTGGCGGGCGCGGCGGTGCTGACGGGGGTGGCGGCGGTGCTGGCGTTTCGGGTGCCGTTGCGGAGGGTTTAG